The bacterium genome includes a region encoding these proteins:
- the ald gene encoding alanine dehydrogenase yields MKIGVPRERKTLEKRVAITPDGAHKLTQHGHEVLIENNAGLAVDFKNSEYEAAGCRIVDSLAEVWGESEMVVKVKEPHESEYEYFRPGLFLFDYLHLASMPEVATALVESGVTSIAYELVDEAGRLPLLEPMSEVAGKLSVLNGSYHLLSQNEGRGMLLGGTIGVERAKVTIVGAGIAGRAACEMAFGMGAQVYVFDLDNTKLDKIKAEFGNQVSTVYSTPKSLARCLENTDLLIGAVLVPGAAAPRVITRDMMKAMPKGSVFVDISIDQGGCAETSRPTSLDAPTYVEEEVIHYGVCNMPAQTARTSTLALTNATLPYIVELAKDGPMKALEKSHSLREALNTHKGKLTNEKVSQAVGIDYTPIADALAL; encoded by the coding sequence ATGAAAATTGGAGTTCCACGCGAGAGAAAGACCCTTGAAAAGCGGGTAGCAATTACACCAGACGGTGCTCACAAGCTCACACAGCACGGACATGAAGTTCTCATCGAGAATAACGCGGGGCTGGCAGTTGATTTTAAGAATAGTGAATACGAAGCGGCTGGATGCCGTATCGTGGACTCCCTAGCTGAGGTTTGGGGAGAGTCAGAGATGGTGGTGAAGGTTAAAGAGCCCCACGAGTCAGAATACGAGTATTTTCGCCCAGGACTCTTTCTCTTTGACTACCTTCATTTGGCAAGTATGCCAGAGGTGGCTACTGCACTTGTTGAGAGTGGGGTAACGAGTATCGCTTATGAGCTGGTTGATGAGGCGGGTCGCCTTCCTCTCCTCGAGCCAATGAGTGAGGTTGCTGGCAAGCTTTCTGTGCTCAACGGGTCATACCACCTTCTCTCTCAAAACGAGGGGAGGGGAATGTTGCTCGGTGGCACCATCGGAGTAGAACGTGCCAAGGTAACGATAGTCGGCGCTGGGATTGCTGGTAGAGCTGCGTGTGAAATGGCATTCGGTATGGGCGCTCAAGTCTATGTCTTTGACCTCGATAATACGAAGCTTGATAAAATCAAAGCCGAGTTTGGGAACCAGGTATCAACGGTATACTCGACACCAAAGTCACTCGCCCGATGCCTTGAAAACACGGACCTCCTCATTGGTGCAGTACTTGTGCCTGGAGCAGCCGCTCCTCGGGTCATCACTCGAGATATGATGAAGGCAATGCCGAAGGGAAGTGTGTTTGTTGATATTAGTATCGACCAAGGTGGTTGCGCTGAAACAAGTCGACCAACATCACTCGATGCCCCAACTTATGTCGAAGAGGAAGTAATCCATTATGGCGTGTGCAACATGCCGGCTCAGACCGCTCGGACTTCAACTCTTGCGCTCACGAATGCTACCCTCCCGTACATCGTTGAGCTTGCCAAGGATGGGCCGATGAAAGCTCTTGAGAAGAGCCACTCTCTGCGCGAGGCATTGAATACCCACAAAGGAAAACTTACCAACGAGAAGGTCAGTCAAGCAGTTGGTATTGATTACACACCGATTGCTGACGCACTCGCACTGTAA